The Musa acuminata AAA Group cultivar baxijiao chromosome BXJ2-2, Cavendish_Baxijiao_AAA, whole genome shotgun sequence genome has a segment encoding these proteins:
- the LOC135606083 gene encoding CBS domain-containing protein CBSX5-like, whose product MAVSLVSNEVSDLCIGKPALRSLPLSAAVVGDALFALRRSGEPHLAVVSADRDVPDKKAVTGKLCVADVICYLCSDGNLESPTVALERPVSVLLSKDAGLVRRVERQFSVLEALDLILDGAQNLVVPIGSVGRKKLHHGGGGATVEYCWLTHEDFVRYFLNSIAVFSPVATLSIDAVGLVRSATALTVRHDEPGLALLPVLGRALSEQAAVAVVTDDGRLLGEISPLALSACDLMAVTLAAGVATLTAGDLMAFVDYYGSPPESLVRAIRAGLKEKGLQEMLELMEDVLSSFSHSSSSPSASSASSSSDEESSGGRLPRRLRSRSFSMGRRSEEPEVCHPGNSLVAVMVQALAHRVSYLWVVDEDDYSLIGIVTFADMLRVFREQLQPSL is encoded by the exons ATGGCAGTGAGCTTGGTGTCGAATGAGGTGTCGGACCTCTGCATCGGGAAGCCAGCGTTGAGATCGCTGCCGCTCTCCGCGGCCGTCGTCGGCGACGCCCTCTTCGCCCTCAGGAGAAGCGGCGAGCCCCACCTTGCCGTGGTCTCCGCAGACCGGGACGTGCCGGACAAGAAGGCCGTCACCGGGAAGCTCTGCGTCGCGGACGTCATCTGTTACCTCTGCTCCGACGGCAACCTCGAGTCGCCGACCGTTGCGCTCGAGCGGCCCGTCTCCGTCCTCCTTTCCAAGGACGCCGGCCTCGTCCGCCGCGTTGAGCGGCAGTTCAG CGTATTGGAAGCTCTCGATTTGATCCTCGACGGAGCGCAGAACCTTGTGGTCCCCATTGGCTCCGTCGGCCGGAAGAAGCTCCACCATGGCGGTGGCGGGGCCACCGTCGAATACTGCTGGCTGACACATGAGGACTTCGTCCGTTACTTCCTTAACTCCATCGCCGTCTTCTCCCCCGTTGCCACGCTCTCCATCGATGCCGTCGGCCTCGTCCGCTCCGCCACCGCCCTCACCGTCCGCCACGACGAGCCCGGACTCGCCCTCCTCCCTGTCCTCGGCCGCGCTCTCTCCGAACAGGCCGCGGTGGCCGTTGTCACCGACGACGGCCGACTGCTGGGCGAGATCTCCCCCTTGGCTCTTTCTGCCTGCGACCTCATGGCCGTGACCTTGGCTGCCGGCGTCGCAACCCTCACGGCAGGCGACCTCATGGCCTTTGTCGACTACTATGGCTCGCCACCGGAGTCTCTCGTCCGCGCAATTAGAGCAGGACTGAAGGAGAAGGGGTTGCAGGAGATGCTTGAACTAATGGAAGACGTGTTGTCCTCGTTCTCCCACTCGTCCTCGTCGCCGTcggcctcctccgcctcctcgtcATCCGACGAGGAGTCAAGCGGGGGAAGGCTGCCGAGGAGGCTGAGGTCGAGGAGCTTCTCCATGGGGAGGAGATCGGAGGAGCCGGAGGTGTGCCACCCCGGGAACTCGCTGGTGGCCGTGATGGTCCAGGCGCTGGCGCACCGGGTGAGCTATCTGTGGGTCGTCGACGAAGACGACTATAGCCTCATCGGCATCGTCACGTTTGCCGACATGCTGAGGGTTTTCCGAGAGCAGCTGCAGCCATCTCTCTAA
- the LOC135606085 gene encoding E3 ubiquitin-protein ligase AIRP2-like isoform X1: MLSGGSMRKSFKDSLKVLEADIQHANTLASDFPTDYDGACLQMRMSYSSAAHLFLFLVQWTDCSLAGALGLLRIMIYKVHIDGSTTMSTHERKASIKEFYAVIFPSLLQLQKGISDMEDKKQKAVCLERYRRRDDNERKQFSEIDAEREEECGICMEMNSKIVLPNCSHVMCMKCYREWNSRSQSCPFCRDSLKRVDSGDLWVYVDHRDVVDMAMLMRDSIRRLIMYIKKLPVVVPESVIDAYDSHVR, encoded by the exons ATGTTGTCCGGTGGTTCCATGCGGAAATCATTCAAGGACTCACTGAAGGTTCTTGAAGCTGACATACAGCACGCAAACACTTT GGCTTCGGATTTCCCTACAGACTATGATGGTGCATGCCTTCAAATGCGAATGTCATACAGTTCAGCTGCccatttgtttctttttcttgtgcAGTGGACAGATTGTAGCCTTGCTGGGGCACTTGGGCTCCTCAGAATTATGATATATAAG GTTCACATTGATGGATCAACGACCATGTCAACTCATGAAAGAAAAGCTAGCATTAAAGAGTTCTATG CTGTAATTTTCCCCTCCTTGCTTCAACTACAAAAAGGTATATCTGATATGGAAGACAAAAAACAAAAGGCAGTATGCTTGGAGAGATACAGACGAAGAGATGACAATGAACGGAAGCAGTTCTCTGAAATAGATGCTGAAAGAGAAGAGGAATGTGGGATTTGCATGGAGATGAACAGCAAAATTGTATTGCCCAATTGCAGCCACGTGATGTGTATGAAATGCTACAGAGAATG GAACTCAAGATCACAGTCATGTCCCTTCTGTCGTGATAGCCTCAAGAGAGTAGACTCTGGCGATTTATGGGTATACGTGGATCACAGAGATGTAGTTGACATGGCAATGCTGATGCGCGACAGCATCAGACGCCTAATCATGTACATAAAAAAGTTGCCAGTGGTCGTTCCGGAGTCCGTCATCGATGCTTATGATTCTCATGTTAGGTGA
- the LOC135606085 gene encoding E3 ubiquitin-protein ligase AIRP2-like isoform X2 translates to MRMSYSSAAHLFLFLVQWTDCSLAGALGLLRIMIYKVHIDGSTTMSTHERKASIKEFYAVIFPSLLQLQKGISDMEDKKQKAVCLERYRRRDDNERKQFSEIDAEREEECGICMEMNSKIVLPNCSHVMCMKCYREWNSRSQSCPFCRDSLKRVDSGDLWVYVDHRDVVDMAMLMRDSIRRLIMYIKKLPVVVPESVIDAYDSHVR, encoded by the exons ATGCGAATGTCATACAGTTCAGCTGCccatttgtttctttttcttgtgcAGTGGACAGATTGTAGCCTTGCTGGGGCACTTGGGCTCCTCAGAATTATGATATATAAG GTTCACATTGATGGATCAACGACCATGTCAACTCATGAAAGAAAAGCTAGCATTAAAGAGTTCTATG CTGTAATTTTCCCCTCCTTGCTTCAACTACAAAAAGGTATATCTGATATGGAAGACAAAAAACAAAAGGCAGTATGCTTGGAGAGATACAGACGAAGAGATGACAATGAACGGAAGCAGTTCTCTGAAATAGATGCTGAAAGAGAAGAGGAATGTGGGATTTGCATGGAGATGAACAGCAAAATTGTATTGCCCAATTGCAGCCACGTGATGTGTATGAAATGCTACAGAGAATG GAACTCAAGATCACAGTCATGTCCCTTCTGTCGTGATAGCCTCAAGAGAGTAGACTCTGGCGATTTATGGGTATACGTGGATCACAGAGATGTAGTTGACATGGCAATGCTGATGCGCGACAGCATCAGACGCCTAATCATGTACATAAAAAAGTTGCCAGTGGTCGTTCCGGAGTCCGTCATCGATGCTTATGATTCTCATGTTAGGTGA
- the LOC135606087 gene encoding LIM domain-containing protein PLIM2b-like, protein MSFSGTLDKCKACEKTVHFIDLLSADGVIYHKTCFRCSHCNGTLSMCNYSSMEGVLYCKPHFEQLFKETGTFTKKFPTGIKAGERNELSKTPSKFSSMFSGTQDKCASCKKTAYPLETLTMEGESYHKTCFKCSVGGCTLTPSSCAALNGILYCKHHFARLFMEKGSYSHVIQAALMKQNAAEQPI, encoded by the exons ATGTCTTTCAGCGGCACCCTCGACAAATGCAAGGCATGCGAGAAGACCGTCCATTTCATAGATCTCTTGTCCGCTGATGGAGTCATCTATCACAAGACCTGCTTCAGATGCAGCCACTGCAATGGGACTCTCTCG ATGTGCAACTACTCTTCCATGGAGGGTGTCCTCTACTGCAAGCCTCATTTTGAGCAGCTGTTCAAGGAGACAGGCACCTTCACCAAAAAGTTCCCAACAG GGATAAAGGCTGGAGAGAGGAATGAACTG TCTAAAACGCCAAGCAAGTTCTcctccatgttcagtggaactcaGGACAAATGTGCAAGCTGCAAGAAAACAGCGTACCCCCTGGAGACG CTGACCATGGAGGGAGAGTCGTACCACAAGACCTGCTTCAAGTGCTCCGTGGGAGGCTGCACCCTCACGCCTTCGTCCTGCGCTGCACTCAACGGCATACTTTACTGCAAGCACCATTTTGCTCGGTTGTTCATGGAGAAGGGAAGCTACAGCCACGTGATCCAGGCGGCTCTGATGAAGCAGAACGCGGCCGAGCAGCCCATCTAA
- the LOC135584228 gene encoding actin-depolymerizing factor 1-like isoform X3, which yields MAVHDECKLKFLDLKAKRNYRFIVFKIDEKIQQVTVEKLGQPDETYDDFTASLPADECRYAVFDFDFVTDEHCQKSKIFFISWAPDTSRVRSKMLYASSKDRFKRELDGIQVELQATDPSEMSIDIVKGRAL from the exons ATGGCGGTGCACGACGAGTGCAAGCTCAAGTTCTTGGACCTGAAGGCGAAGAGGAACTACCGGTTCATCGTCTTCAAGATCGACGAGAAGATACAGCAGGTGACGGTGGAGAAGCTGGGCCAACCCGACGAGACCTACGACGACTTCACCGCCTCCTTGCCGGCCGACGAATGCCGCTATGCCGTCTTCGACTTCGACTTCGTCACCGACGAGCACTGCCAGAAGAGCAAGATCTTCTTCATATCCTG GGCACCTGATACCTCGAGGGTGAGGAGCAAGATGCTCTACGCCAGCTCCAAGGACAGGTTCAAGAGGGAGCTCGATGGGATTCAGGTGGAGCTGCAAGCAACCGACCCCAGTGAGATGAGCATCGACATTGTCAAAGGGCGAGCTCTATAA
- the LOC135584228 gene encoding actin-depolymerizing factor 1-like isoform X2, which produces MANAVSGMAVHDECKLKFLDLKAKRNYRFIVFKIDEKIQQVTVEKLGQPDETYDDFTASLPADECRYAVFDFDFVTDEHCQKSKIFFISWAPDTSRVRSKMLYASSKDRFKRELDGIQVELQATDPSEMSIDIVKGRAL; this is translated from the exons ATG GCGAATGCGGTCTCGGGAATGGCGGTGCACGACGAGTGCAAGCTCAAGTTCTTGGACCTGAAGGCGAAGAGGAACTACCGGTTCATCGTCTTCAAGATCGACGAGAAGATACAGCAGGTGACGGTGGAGAAGCTGGGCCAACCCGACGAGACCTACGACGACTTCACCGCCTCCTTGCCGGCCGACGAATGCCGCTATGCCGTCTTCGACTTCGACTTCGTCACCGACGAGCACTGCCAGAAGAGCAAGATCTTCTTCATATCCTG GGCACCTGATACCTCGAGGGTGAGGAGCAAGATGCTCTACGCCAGCTCCAAGGACAGGTTCAAGAGGGAGCTCGATGGGATTCAGGTGGAGCTGCAAGCAACCGACCCCAGTGAGATGAGCATCGACATTGTCAAAGGGCGAGCTCTATAA